A region from the Aegilops tauschii subsp. strangulata cultivar AL8/78 chromosome 5, Aet v6.0, whole genome shotgun sequence genome encodes:
- the LOC109778947 gene encoding dirigent protein 22 produces the protein MASSTAISCLAALLLLAAAAAPAFAAEKETRLRVYWHDVVSGGPNATVAQVAQAPSSNASATGFGGISVIDDPLTEGPSLTGSRILGRAQGLYVSSGKDSLSLLMAMNFVFVDGAYNGSSIAIVGPNPVNRAVREMAVVGGTGVFRFARGYCQLRTHWFDANTGDATVEYRVHLRHD, from the coding sequence ATGGCGAGCAGCACCGCCATCTCTTGCCTGGCTGCGCTCCTGCTCCTCGCAGCCGCCGCGGCGCCGGCGTTCGCGGCGGAGAAGGAGACCCGGCTGCGGGTGTACTGGCACGACGTGGTGAGCGGCGGGCCGAACGCGACGGTGGCGCAGGTGGCGCAGGCGCCGTCCTCCAACGCCTCCGCCACGGGCTTCGGCGGCATCTCCGTCATCGACGACCCGCTCACCGAGGGGCCCAGCCTGACGGGCTCCAGGATCCTCGGCCGCGCGCAGGGCCTCTACGTCAGCTCCGGCAAGGACAGCCTGTCGTTGCTCATGGCCATGAACTTCGTCTTCGTCGACGGCGCCTACAACGGGAGCAGCATCGCCATCGTCGGCCCCAACCCGGTGAACCGGGCCGTCAGGGAGATGGCCGTGGTCGGCGGCACCGGCGTCTTCCGGTTCGCGCGCGGCTACTGCCAGTTGCGGACCCACTGGTTTGACGCCAATACCGGCGACGCCACCGTCGAGTATAGGGTCCATCTTCGCCACGACTGA